One window from the genome of Metabacillus flavus encodes:
- a CDS encoding TlpA family protein disulfide reductase has product MTKRIAAMSILAVLILFAVWQALWPKEPPVGLEEGNAAPEFTLPQLDGGNVQLSDYKGKKVILNFWATWCPPCKKEIPELKEISVEYDQEVVILAVNYTVSEANESSVKKFVKDQKMQFPVLMDPEADVLTQYKVFSYPTTYFLDEKGVIQKVQRNMVDYKTLKDFVQS; this is encoded by the coding sequence ATGACGAAACGCATTGCAGCGATGTCCATATTAGCGGTTTTAATCCTTTTTGCTGTTTGGCAGGCGCTATGGCCTAAAGAACCGCCGGTAGGGCTTGAGGAAGGCAATGCTGCTCCTGAATTCACATTGCCTCAGCTTGACGGCGGTAATGTTCAGCTTTCCGATTATAAAGGAAAAAAGGTCATTCTCAATTTTTGGGCAACCTGGTGTCCGCCATGCAAAAAAGAAATTCCTGAATTGAAAGAAATCTCAGTTGAATATGATCAGGAAGTTGTCATCCTTGCCGTTAATTATACAGTTTCAGAAGCCAACGAAAGCTCTGTTAAAAAATTCGTGAAGGATCAAAAAATGCAATTTCCAGTTTTAATGGATCCTGAAGCAGATGTGCTGACACAATACAAAGTATTCAGCTATCCGACTACGTATTTTTTGGATGAAAAAGGGGTTATTCAAAAAGTTCAAAGGAACATGGTGGATTACAAAACACTCAAAGATTTTGTCCAGTCCTGA
- a CDS encoding acid-soluble spore protein N — MTNSNNKPKQFNPDHIGTKSRGFGGNKGKQMQDKSGQHPQVIQTKGE, encoded by the coding sequence ATGACCAATTCCAATAATAAGCCAAAACAATTTAATCCCGATCACATTGGCACAAAGTCAAGAGGGTTCGGAGGAAACAAAGGCAAGCAAATGCAGGATAAATCAGGCCAGCATCCCCAGGTTATTCAAACCAAAGGGGAATAA
- a CDS encoding FbpB family small basic protein, with the protein MRKIKKLSFEELVMENKKELLKDEAFLDKIEDKLEQRFTEK; encoded by the coding sequence TTGAGAAAAATCAAAAAGCTGTCATTCGAAGAACTGGTCATGGAAAATAAAAAAGAGCTGCTGAAAGATGAAGCATTTTTAGATAAAATTGAAGATAAGCTTGAACAGCGTTTTACAGAAAAATAA
- the tlp gene encoding small acid-soluble spore protein Tlp, producing the protein MGYKSNPDDRSDNVEKLQDMVQNTIENIEKAHDSLAMANEKDRREIEEKNKRREDSIAAMRSEIQDEAHARESGYETK; encoded by the coding sequence ATGGGTTACAAATCGAATCCAGATGACCGTTCAGATAACGTGGAAAAGCTGCAGGATATGGTTCAGAATACAATCGAAAATATTGAAAAAGCACATGACTCACTGGCTATGGCAAATGAAAAAGACCGCAGGGAGATTGAAGAAAAGAACAAGCGCAGAGAAGATTCGATTGCTGCGATGAGATCTGAAATTCAGGATGAAGCACATGCCCGCGAAAGCGGATATGAAACAAAATAA